One genomic window of Panicum hallii strain FIL2 chromosome 6, PHallii_v3.1, whole genome shotgun sequence includes the following:
- the LOC112896779 gene encoding wall-associated receptor kinase-like 6 has translation MRSLVLPMLLMQLAAAAATPLAENITLDGCERKCGEVDVPYPFGTSYGCHRRGFKVTCDRTSSPPKLFLGGDSVGLEVLEISVQNRTVRVRATVWSFAVGNTSDEVFNVVPENLEPYVLSANRNSLVIVGCGFQATARTTMSLQQGAAMFPWCTSNCTVQDQQKVQPAGRCAGVGCCEAAIPTGLTSFNIQFLWLDMNATARPPWMTPNVSVLVVEQEWWRDTNTSAFKVWLLSLRH, from the coding sequence ATGCGTAGCCTCGTCTTGCCGATGCTGTTGATGCAGCTCGCGGCTGCTGCTGCCACGCCATTGGCGGAAAATATCACCTTGGATGGCTGCGAGAGAAAGTGCGGTGAAGTGGATGTTCCCTACCCGTTTGGCACCAGCTACGGCTGCCACCGGAGAGGCTTCAAGGTCACCTGCGACCGCACGTCCAGCCCTCCCAAGCTCTTCCTTGGTGGCGACAGTGTGGGCTTGGAGGTGCTGGAGATCTCCGTCCAGAACAGAACGGTGCGTGTCCGCGCAACGGTCTGGTCTTTCGCCGTCGGCAACACGAGCGACGAGGTGTTCAATGTCGTCCCTGAAAACCTCGAGCCCTACGTTCTCTCTGCCAATCGGAACAGCCTTGTCATCGTTGGCTGCGGGTTCCAGGCCACCGCACGGACGACGATGTCGTTGCAGCAAGGAGCCGCCATGTTCCCTTGGTGCACATCGAACTGTACCGTACAAGATCAGCAGAAGGTCCAGCCTGCTGGCAGGTGCGCTGGCGTTGGCTGCTGCGAGGCGGCCATCCCGACAGGTCTAACGTCCTTCAATATCCAGTTCTTGTGGCTGGACATGAACGCCACGGCCCGGCCGCCATGGATGACGCCCAATGTGAGCGTGCTCGTGGTGGAGCAGGAGTGGTGGCGCGACACGAACACGTCTGCGTTCAAGGTATGGCTTCTCTCCTTGAGGCACTGA